In Ipomoea triloba cultivar NCNSP0323 chromosome 15, ASM357664v1, one genomic interval encodes:
- the LOC116007442 gene encoding G-type lectin S-receptor-like serine/threonine-protein kinase SD2-5 has protein sequence MGMGSRGFLVLVLIPMWLVFLCLPETGLASVQNVGKLNLGFRGSQMTWIDNNGMVLVSNNSNFAFGFNPTQNVTLFVLVVMHLSSQTVIWSANRGSPVQNSDLFVFDDSGNAYLQSGGSTIWSSGTGKKGVAAMELRDSGNLVLVGNDSNVVWQSFDHPVDTLVSNQEFDEGMKLVSSPGSNNFTYSLEIKSGDMILSASFNPPQPYWALGKDSRTTINKLGGGVTSAVLDANSWKFYDRNKVLIWQFRFSGNTDVNATWIAVLGNNGVISFSILQDSNQPIVSTTRIPEGECNTPAACDPYYVCHSGNMCQCPSSLPSSCKLGTVSLCNNSEAVELVDAGNSLSYFAIGFVPPASKTNLNGCKNLCLGNCTCAALFFDSSSGNCFLFDQIGSLRDDANGAGFSSYIKVLSSSRNGGDGGSSKKHVPIIIAIAILTILIITCLVFVGIHFHKKRNENLLESPLDSSEEDNFLEGLSGMPIRFSYKDLQNATNDFSVKLGHGGFGSVYQGVLPDGTRVAVKKLEGIGQGKKEFRAEVSIIGRIHHLHLARLKGFCAEGAYKLLVYEYMANGSLDRWLFRDNEGFMLDWNARYNIALGTAKGLAYLHEDCDAKIVHCDIKPENVLLDDHFLAKVSDFGLAKLMTREQSQVFTTLRGTRGYLAPEWITNYAISEKSDVYSYGMVLLEIIGGRKNYDSSQSSEKSHFPSYAFKMNEEGKLKDIVDMKLRIDEGDERAVTAIRVALWCIQDDMHLRPPMTKVVQMLEGLCPVPPPPSSSPLGSRLYSSFFKSASEECTSSGASAPSDYNSDAYLSAVRLSGPR, from the coding sequence ATGGGGATGGGGTCAAGAGGTTTCttggttttggttttaataCCCATGTGGCTGGTTTTCTTGTGCCTGCCTGAAACTGGTCTGGCTAGTGTTCAGAATGTTGGGAAGTTGAATTTGGGGTTCAGAGGTTCTCAAATGACTTGGATAGACAATAATGGGATGGTCTTAGTATCCAATAATTCCAATTTTGCATTTGGGTTCAACCCCACACAGaatgtcactttgtttgtgCTTGTGGTCATGCATTTGAGCAGCCAAACTGTGATCTGGTCTGCGAATAGAGGTTCCCCGGTTCAAAATTCGGATTTATTCGTGTTTGATGATTCCGGGAATGCTTATCTGCAGAGTGGGGGGTCTACGATTTGGTCAAGTGGTACCGGTAAAAAAGGGGTTGCTGCAATGGAACTGAGGGACTCGGGGAATCTTGTTTTGGTTGGGAATGATAGCAATGTTGTTTGGCAGAGTTTTGATCATCCCGTTGATACTCTCGTTTCAAATCAGGAGTTTGATGAAGGAATGAAGCTTGTAAGTAGTCCTGGCTCGAATAATTTCACCTATTCCCTCGAGATCAAGTCTGGGGATATGATTCTTTCGGCGAGTTTCAATCCCCCACAGCCTTACTGGGCTCTGGGAAAGGATAGCAGAACAACTATCAATAAGCTCGGTGGAGGTGTTACTTCTGCAGTTCTTGATGCCAATTCTTGGAAATTTTATGATCGGAACAAAGTCTTGATCTGGCAGTTCAGATTCTCTGGAAATACCGATGTGAATGCTACATGGATTGCAGTTTTAGGAAACAATGGTGTAATCTCTTTCAGCATTCTCCAAGACAGCAACCAACCCATCGTTTCCACAACGAGAATACCCGAGGGAGAGTGCAACACACCCGCAGCTTGTGATCCGTATTACGTGTGTCATTCTGGCAACATGTGTCAATGCCCTTCGTCTCTTCCATCGTCGTGCAAACTGGGAACTGTGTCTCTATGTAATAATTCCGAGGCTGTGGAGCTTGTAGATGCCGGGAATAGCCTCAGTTACTTTGCGATTGGATTTGTTCCTCCTGCTTCTAAAACCAATTTGAATGGTTGCAAAAACTTGTGCCTCGGGAATTGCACGTGTGCTGCCTTGTTCTTCGACAGCAGCTCGGGGAATTGTTTCTTGTTTGATCAGATAGGCAGCTTGCGAGACGATGCTAATGGTGCTGGCTTCAGTTCATACATTAAAGTCTTGAGCAGTAGCCGAAATGGCGGGGATGGTGGAAGCAGCAAGAAACATGTGCCTATTATCATAGCCATTGCCATTTTGACAATACTGATAATTACTTGCCTGGTTTTTGTAGGAATCCATTTCCACAAGAAGAGAAACGAAAATTTGCTCGAGTCTCCACTAGATAGTTCGGAAGAGGATAATTTCTTGGAGGGCTTATCAGGGATGCCAATTCGTTTTAGCTACAAAGACCTCCAGAATGCAACGAATGACTTCAGTGTTAAGCTCGGGCATGGAGGGTTTGGTTCGGTTTACCAAGGAGTTCTTCCAGACGGGACTCGAGTGGCTGTGAAAAAACTGGAAGGTATTGGTCAGGGAAAGAAGGAGTTTCGAGCTGAAGTGAGTATAATAGGCCGCATACATCACCTTCATCTCGCGAGGCTTAAGGGCTTTTGTGCTGAAGGAGCTTATAAGCTACTTGTTTATGAATACATGGCAAATGGATCCTTGGATAGGTGGCTTTTCCGCGACAATGAAGGGTTTATGCTGGATTGGAATGCGAGGTACAACATTGCTCTTGGCACGGCTAAAGGTCTAGCGTACCTCCATGAGGATTGCGATGCGAAGATTGTGCATTGTGACATAAAGCCTGAAAACGTCCTGCTTGATGATCATTTCCTAGCTAAAGTCTCGGACTTTGGCCTGGCGAAGCTGATGACTCGAGAGCAGAGCCAAGTGTTCACCACGCTACGAGGCACGAGGGGGTACCTCGCGCCAGAATGGATCACAAACTACGCCATATCAGAGAAGAGTGACGTTTACAGCTACGGAATGGTGCTGCTCGAGATAATCGGTGGCAGGAAAAACTACGACTCGTCGCAAAGTTCAGAGAAATCCCACTTCCCGTCCTACGCTTTCAAAATGAACGAAGAGGGGAAGCTGAAGGACATCGTCGATATGAAGCTGAGAATAGACGAGGGCGACGAGAGGGCCGTGACAGCCATCAGAGTCGCTCTCTGGTGCATACAGGACGACATGCACCTCAGACCGCCTATGACAAAGGTTGTTCAGATGCTGGAAGGCCTCTGCCCCGTCCCTCCCCCGCCAAGCTCCTCCCCGCTCGGCTCTCGCCTCTATTCATCCTTTTTCAAGTCAGCCAGTGAGGAATGCACTTCATCAGGAGCCTCCGCGCCTTCGGACTACAACAGCGACGCTTACCTTTCTGCTGTTCGCCTTTCGGGGCCGAGGTAG
- the LOC116006215 gene encoding putative L-ascorbate peroxidase 6, producing the protein MRSAAVVHRPVLGSTAAISPSLPRSSKFRAKKLPAAKFGGKSIRAHSASASASSSPSTASLTSNENNHCRGSYMLGRRALLYMATLSFLPCNDFDKSVCASAADETFLVREEIGKVLSKVKAPGVLRLVFHDAGTFEMEKKTGGMNGSIVYELDRPENKGLKKSVKILEKAKSQLDGVQPVSWADIIAVAGAEAVSLCGGPKIPIQLGRIDSLVPDPEGKLPEESLDASAMKQCFQRKGFSTQELVALSGAHTIGGKGFGNPTVFDNSYFKILIEKPWLSSDGMSSMIGLPSDRALVEDDECVRWITKYANDQNLFFEDFKNVYLKLVNSGATWRGTV; encoded by the exons ATGAGGAGCGCCGCCGTAGTTCACCGCCCAGTTCTCGGCTCCACCGCCGCGATCTCTCCGTCGCTCCCGCGAAGTTCTAAATTTCGAGCTAAAAAACTTCCGGCTGCTAAATTTGGCGGGAAGTCCATTAGAGCTCACTCCGCTTCCGCTTccgcttcttcttctccttctactGCTAGTCTCACGTCAA ATGAAAATAATCACTGTCGTGGATCGTATATGCTTGGAAGAAGAGCGCTTTTGTATATGGCTACCCTATCATTTCTTCCATGTAATGATTTCGATAAAAGTGTTTGTGCTAGTGCTGCTGA TGAAACTTTTCTTGTAAGAGAAGAGATCGGGAAGGTATTATCCAAGGTCAAGGCTCCTGGCGTACTTCGTTTGGTGTTTCATGATGCAGGGACTTTtgaaatggaaaagaaaacag GTGGTATGAATGGCTCTATAGTTTATGAACTAGACAGACCTGAAAACAAAGGCCTTAAAAAATCTGTCAAG ATTCTAGAGAAGGCCAAGAGTCAACTTGATGGTGTACAACCAG TTTCATGGGCAGATATAATAGCTGTGGCTGGAGCAGAAGCTGTTTCATTATGTGGAGGACCAAAGATCCCCATTCAGCTTGGAAGGATAGACTCATT GGTGCCTGATCCTGAAGGAAAGCTTCCTGAAGAATCACTGGATGCTTCTGCAATGAAGCAGTGTTTTCAAAGAAAAGGCTTCTC AACTCAGGAACTTGTTGCTCTCTCTGGAGCTCATACAATTGGAGGCAAAGGTTTTGGAAATCCAACTGTCTTTGATAATTCATACTTCAAGATACTCATAGAGAAGCCATGGTTGTCATCAG ATGGTATGTCCAGTATGATTGGCCTGCCCTCTGATAGGGCACTCgttgaagatgatgaatgtGTAAG GTGGATCACAAAGTATGCCAACGACCAGAATTTATTCTTTGAAGATTTTAAGAATGTCTATCTCAAACTCGTAAACAGTGGAGCAACTTGGAGAGGAACTGTATAG
- the LOC116005494 gene encoding protein TIC 20-I, chloroplastic-like codes for MNANGCFLTSGGVYTPFEANSKSCNSTSVRLSLLPFRAAFSSIRNSYAPHHNLTSCFSKGTRFLSLSSASSPVICGEYRGFLDALPKLPRRSRFSLSPRASKDVPKSFRYPAMTKKPRWWWRTIACLPYFMPFHETWMYAETAYHLHHQLEAFEFLTYPFLQSLGRLPSWFLMAYFFIAYLGIVRRKEWPHFLRFHVVMGMLLEISLQVIGTISRWMPLSVYWGKIGMHFWTAVAFGYLFTVTQCIGCALTGMYADVPFLCDAAYIQIPYD; via the exons ATGAATGCCAATGGATGCTTTCTGACTTCTGGGGGTGTTTATACGCCCTTTGAGGCTAATTCCAAGTCCTGCAATTCAACATCTGTGCGGCTTTCTCTACTGCCTTTTAGGGCAGCCTTCTCATCAATTAGGAACTCATATGCACCTCATCACAATCTTACTTCTTGCTTCTCCAAAG GAACTAGGTTTCTGAGTCTTTCTTCTGCATCATCACCTGTTATATGTGGGGAATATCGTGGTTTCTTAGATGCTCTGCCCAAATTACCAAGGCGAAGTAGATTTTCTCTCTCCCCAAGAGCATCCAAGGATGTCCCTAAAAGTTTTCGATACCCAGCCATGACTAAGAAGCCAAGATGGTGGTGGAGAACCATAGCATGCCTCCCTTATTTTATGCCCTTCCATGAGACATGGATGTATGCCGAGACTGCATACCATCTACACCACCAGTTGGAGGCGTTTGAATTCTTGACCTACCCTTTTCTGCAATCTCTAGGGAGGTTACCCAGTTGGTTTCTCATGGCATATTTCTTCATCGCTTACCTTGGAATCGTGAGGAGAAAGGAATGGCCCCATTTCTTACGGTTCCATGTGGTGATGGGTATGCTCTTGGAGATCTCCCTACAAGTTATCGGAACCATAAGCCGTTGGATGCCACTGTCGGTGTATTGGGGCAAGATTGGAATGCATTTCTGGACCGCTGTTGCGTTTGGTTATCTCTTTACGGTCACGCAGTGCATCGGGTGTGCACTTACTGGGATGTATGCTGATGTTCCCTTTCTCTGTGATGCAGCTTATATTCAGATTCCTTATgattaa